One Actinoplanes missouriensis 431 DNA segment encodes these proteins:
- a CDS encoding SigE family RNA polymerase sigma factor: protein MRADWEREYVEYVSGQLPRLHRTAYLLCANEFQADDIVQATLTSLYLGWRRAVRADNLDGYVHRILIRRFLDERRRPWSRVLLGGQVPEAPAVAGAGFEERDSLMAALRNLPKGQRAVIVLRYFGDLTVEATAEALGCSTGNVKSQCSRGLTALRAILGETIEGARYPA, encoded by the coding sequence ATGCGCGCCGATTGGGAAAGGGAATACGTCGAGTATGTGAGCGGGCAGTTGCCCCGCCTGCATCGCACGGCGTACCTCCTCTGTGCGAACGAGTTCCAGGCGGACGACATCGTCCAGGCCACCCTCACCTCGCTCTATCTGGGCTGGCGGCGGGCCGTCCGCGCGGACAACCTCGACGGGTACGTCCATCGCATCCTGATCCGCCGTTTCCTCGACGAGCGCCGCCGGCCGTGGTCACGCGTGCTCCTCGGCGGTCAGGTCCCGGAGGCGCCGGCCGTGGCCGGCGCGGGCTTCGAGGAGCGCGACTCGCTGATGGCCGCGCTCCGGAACCTGCCGAAGGGCCAGCGGGCCGTGATCGTCCTGCGGTATTTCGGCGACCTGACGGTGGAGGCGACCGCGGAGGCCCTCGGCTGCTCCACCGGCAATGTGAAGAGTCAATGTTCCCGCGGGCTGACCGCGCTGCGCGCGATTCTCGGGGAGACCATCGAGGGAGCGAGGTACCCGGCGTGA
- a CDS encoding DUF1540 domain-containing protein has protein sequence MTQMMNMPRVQTCTVAECGYNHDGCTAFAITIGSMQTAECDTFIGSGEKGGMGVATAQVGACKRADCTYNENLECRAPAITVGASADKADCLTYSRA, from the coding sequence ATGACCCAGATGATGAACATGCCGCGCGTGCAGACCTGCACGGTCGCCGAATGCGGCTACAACCATGACGGCTGTACCGCCTTCGCGATCACCATCGGCAGCATGCAGACCGCCGAGTGCGACACCTTCATCGGCTCCGGCGAGAAGGGCGGCATGGGCGTCGCCACCGCCCAGGTCGGCGCCTGCAAGCGTGCCGACTGCACCTACAACGAGAACCTCGAGTGCCGCGCACCGGCGATCACCGTCGGCGCCTCCGCCGACAAGGCCGACTGCCTCACCTACTCGCGCGCCTGA
- a CDS encoding DUF5925 domain-containing protein produces MDSPHQLPVSGQVDDGDRLVDIVDLIALDRFVSGREPYGRTTHLDNVRPEAALALPEATVLRDAVEEDGHNRISVGEGWTLHVMRWKQSRRARVTITATSAELAEKLLGEAVANAVEEPPPDAGTVPIGFWHFGPHGPRRSERQIDAEPWTQIRRNYAGPVAQTLERLMDLDHSSITGRILLLHGEPGTGKTTALRALAQQWRSWCQVDCVLDPERLFADPAYLMSVALGSGEDDEPKWRLLMLEDCDELIRGEAKASAGQALSRLLNLTDGMLGQGRNALIGITTNEDLATLHPAVIRPGRCLASIEVGRLPYPEAVAWLGSSTGISPDGATLAELYALKTGARPVTVPQQSTRIGMYL; encoded by the coding sequence ATGGACTCCCCCCATCAGCTTCCGGTGAGCGGGCAGGTCGACGACGGCGACCGGCTGGTGGACATCGTCGACCTGATCGCCCTGGATCGCTTCGTGTCCGGCCGTGAGCCCTACGGCCGGACCACTCACCTGGACAACGTCCGCCCCGAGGCGGCTTTGGCCCTCCCCGAAGCGACGGTCCTCCGGGACGCGGTCGAGGAGGACGGCCACAACCGGATCAGCGTCGGCGAGGGCTGGACGCTGCACGTGATGCGCTGGAAGCAGAGCCGCCGCGCCCGGGTCACCATCACCGCGACGAGCGCCGAGCTCGCCGAGAAACTGCTCGGCGAGGCCGTGGCGAACGCGGTCGAGGAGCCGCCGCCGGACGCGGGGACCGTCCCGATCGGATTCTGGCACTTCGGGCCGCACGGCCCGCGACGCAGCGAGCGCCAGATCGACGCCGAGCCGTGGACGCAGATCCGCCGCAACTACGCCGGCCCGGTCGCGCAGACCCTGGAACGGCTGATGGACCTCGACCACTCGTCGATCACCGGCCGGATCCTGCTGCTGCACGGCGAGCCGGGCACCGGCAAGACCACCGCGTTGCGGGCGCTCGCCCAGCAGTGGCGGTCCTGGTGCCAGGTGGACTGTGTGCTGGACCCGGAACGGCTCTTCGCCGACCCGGCGTACCTGATGAGCGTGGCCCTGGGCAGCGGCGAGGACGACGAGCCGAAATGGCGGCTGCTGATGCTCGAGGACTGCGACGAGCTGATCCGCGGCGAGGCCAAGGCGAGCGCCGGGCAGGCGTTGTCACGGCTGCTCAACCTCACCGACGGGATGCTCGGCCAGGGCCGCAACGCGCTGATCGGGATCACCACGAACGAGGACCTGGCGACCCTGCACCCCGCGGTGATCCGGCCGGGGCGGTGCCTCGCCAGCATCGAGGTGGGCCGGTTGCCGTACCCGGAGGCCGTCGCCTGGCTGGGCTCGTCCACCGGGATCTCCCCGGACGGCGCCACACTCGCCGAGCTCTACGCCCTGAAGACCGGCGCCCGCCCGGTCACGGTGCCCCAGCAGTCCACCCGGATCGGCATGTATCTCTGA